From the Caballeronia sp. NK8 genome, one window contains:
- the rlmH gene encoding 23S rRNA (pseudouridine(1915)-N(3))-methyltransferase RlmH, whose product MKLVILAVGHKMPDWITNGFDEYAKRMPPELRIELKEIKPEQRSSGRNAESVMAAEKQRIEAALPKNARVVALDERGRDWTTMQLANALPGWQQDGRDVAFVIGGADGLDPAVKSRAELMLRISSLTLPHGMVRVLLAEQLYRAWSITQNHPYHRA is encoded by the coding sequence ATGAAGCTGGTCATCCTCGCCGTCGGACACAAGATGCCCGACTGGATCACGAATGGCTTCGACGAATACGCGAAGCGCATGCCGCCCGAACTGCGCATCGAGCTGAAAGAGATCAAGCCCGAGCAGCGCTCGTCGGGACGCAACGCCGAGAGCGTGATGGCGGCTGAGAAGCAGCGCATCGAAGCCGCGTTGCCGAAGAACGCGCGCGTCGTCGCACTCGACGAACGCGGCCGCGACTGGACCACGATGCAACTCGCGAACGCCCTGCCCGGCTGGCAGCAGGATGGGCGCGATGTCGCGTTCGTGATCGGCGGCGCGGACGGGCTCGATCCGGCCGTGAAGTCGCGCGCCGAACTGATGCTGCGCATATCGAGCCTCACGTTGCCGCACGGCATGGTGCGCGTGCTGCTCGCCGAACAGCTTTACCGCGCGTGGAGCATCACGCAGAATCATCCTTATCATCGCGCGTGA
- a CDS encoding nicotinate-nucleotide adenylyltransferase: MAVNQTAPRTRRVGIFGGTFDPIHNGHLALARRFVDLLRLTDLVLLPAGQPWQKAGVSAPEHRLAMTRAAAASLELDGVRVTVATDEIERKGDTYTVDTLAHWREREGADASISLLMGADQFVKLDSWHQWMRLFDYAHICVETRPGFDVSTLSAPVAAEVAKRAASPETLQASAHGHVLIDETLLIDVSATAIREEARTMTDQRDARAQVPSAVWDYIVQHHLYQTR, from the coding sequence ATGGCTGTGAACCAGACCGCACCTCGCACCAGGCGCGTCGGGATATTCGGCGGCACCTTCGATCCGATCCACAACGGGCATCTCGCGCTGGCGCGGCGTTTCGTCGACTTGCTGCGATTGACCGATCTCGTGCTGCTGCCCGCCGGTCAGCCGTGGCAGAAGGCGGGCGTATCGGCGCCGGAGCATCGGCTCGCGATGACGCGCGCGGCGGCGGCATCGCTCGAACTCGACGGCGTCCGGGTCACCGTCGCCACCGATGAAATCGAGCGCAAGGGCGACACCTATACCGTCGACACGCTTGCTCACTGGCGCGAGCGCGAAGGCGCGGACGCATCGATTTCGTTGCTGATGGGCGCGGATCAGTTCGTCAAGCTCGACTCGTGGCATCAATGGATGCGGCTCTTCGACTACGCGCACATCTGTGTGGAAACGCGCCCGGGCTTCGATGTCTCGACGCTGTCCGCGCCGGTGGCAGCCGAAGTCGCAAAGCGCGCCGCATCGCCCGAAACACTGCAAGCGAGCGCGCACGGGCACGTGCTCATCGACGAGACGCTTCTCATCGACGTATCCGCCACGGCGATCCGCGAGGAAGCGCGCACGATGACAGACCAGCGCGATGCCCGCGCTCAGGTCCCATCGGCTGTATGGGACTATATTGTTCAACATCACTTGTACCAGACACGGTAA
- the rng gene encoding ribonuclease G, producing MNEEILINVTPQESRVALVQQGAVQELHVERTLSRGRVGNVYLGKVVRVLPGMQSAFIDIGLERAAFLHVADIWHPRIAGEPHSSAPHVPIEKIVFEGQSLMVQVVKDPIGTKGARLSTQVSIAGRTLVYLPQEPHIGISQKIESEAEREAVRARLTAVLPADEKGGYIVRTIAEDATSEELAADVAYLRKTWATIVTQAQRVPPTTLLYQDLNLAQRVLRDFVNDETTRIQVDSRETYQMLADFAAEFTPAVASRLHHYTGERPLFDLYNIEAEIQRALSRRVDLKSGGYLMIDQTEAMTTIDVNTGGYVGARNFDDTIFKTNLEAAHTIARQLRLRNLGGIIIIDFIDMENVEHRDQVLGELKKALSKDRTRVTVNGFSQLGLVEMTRKRTRESLAHVLCEPCPTCEGKGQVKTPRTVCYDVLREIMRESRQFNPREFRVVASQEVIDLFLEEESQHLAMLMDFIGKPVSLQVESNLSQEQYDIVLM from the coding sequence ATGAACGAAGAAATCCTGATCAACGTCACACCGCAGGAAAGCCGCGTCGCACTGGTTCAGCAAGGCGCCGTTCAGGAACTTCACGTCGAGCGCACGCTGTCGCGCGGACGCGTCGGCAACGTGTATCTCGGCAAGGTGGTCCGTGTGCTGCCGGGCATGCAGTCCGCGTTCATCGACATCGGGCTCGAGCGCGCCGCGTTTCTTCATGTCGCCGATATCTGGCATCCGCGCATCGCGGGCGAGCCGCATTCGTCGGCGCCGCATGTGCCGATCGAGAAGATCGTCTTCGAAGGTCAGTCGCTGATGGTGCAGGTCGTGAAGGACCCGATCGGCACGAAGGGCGCGCGGCTCTCGACGCAGGTGAGCATCGCGGGTCGGACGCTGGTTTATCTGCCGCAGGAGCCGCATATCGGCATCTCGCAGAAGATCGAGAGCGAAGCGGAGCGCGAGGCCGTGCGCGCGCGCCTGACCGCCGTGCTGCCCGCCGACGAGAAAGGCGGCTATATCGTGCGTACCATCGCCGAGGATGCGACGAGCGAGGAGCTCGCGGCGGATGTCGCGTATCTGCGCAAGACGTGGGCGACGATCGTCACGCAGGCGCAACGCGTGCCGCCCACCACGCTGCTTTATCAGGACCTGAATCTCGCGCAACGCGTGCTGCGCGATTTCGTCAACGACGAAACCACGCGCATACAGGTGGATTCGCGCGAGACGTATCAGATGCTCGCGGACTTCGCGGCGGAGTTCACGCCGGCGGTGGCTTCACGCCTGCATCATTACACCGGCGAGCGGCCGCTCTTCGACCTCTACAACATCGAGGCGGAGATTCAGCGGGCGCTGTCGCGGCGCGTCGATCTCAAGTCGGGCGGTTATCTGATGATCGACCAGACCGAAGCGATGACGACCATCGACGTCAATACGGGCGGTTATGTCGGCGCGCGCAATTTCGATGACACCATCTTCAAGACGAATCTCGAAGCAGCCCATACGATCGCGCGGCAACTGCGCCTGAGGAACCTGGGCGGGATCATCATCATCGACTTCATCGACATGGAGAATGTCGAGCATCGCGATCAGGTGCTGGGGGAACTGAAGAAGGCGTTGTCGAAGGATCGCACGCGCGTGACGGTCAATGGCTTCTCGCAGCTCGGGTTGGTCGAGATGACGAGAAAGCGCACGCGCGAATCGCTTGCACATGTGCTGTGCGAGCCTTGTCCAACGTGTGAGGGCAAGGGGCAGGTGAAGACGCCGCGCACGGTGTGTTATGACGTGCTGCGTGAAATCATGCGCGAGTCGCGGCAGTTCAATCCGCGCGAGTTTCGTGTGGTGGCTTCGCAGGAGGTGATCGATCTCTTTCTCGAGGAAGAGTCGCAGCATCTGGCGATGCTGATGGACTTCATCGGGAAGCCGGTTTCGTTGCAGGTGGAGAGTAATTTGAGTCAGGAGCAGTATGACATCGTGTTGATGTGA
- the rsfS gene encoding ribosome silencing factor, which produces MELQKLQRAIIDGLEDVKAQDIKVFNTTHLTSLFDRVVVASGTSNRQTKALANSVREKVKEAGGDIISTEGEEIGEWVLVDCGDAVVHILQPALRQYYNLEEVWGDKPVRVKLQKSNMFGGASVTADEDEDEDEEDAAPAVKRPARKTTRKH; this is translated from the coding sequence ATGGAACTTCAGAAGCTTCAACGCGCGATCATCGACGGTCTCGAAGACGTCAAGGCGCAAGACATCAAGGTATTCAACACAACCCACCTGACGTCGCTGTTCGACCGCGTGGTCGTGGCGAGCGGCACGTCGAACCGGCAGACCAAGGCGCTCGCCAACAGCGTGCGCGAGAAGGTCAAGGAAGCGGGTGGCGACATCATCTCGACGGAAGGCGAAGAGATCGGCGAATGGGTGCTGGTCGATTGCGGCGACGCGGTCGTGCACATCCTGCAACCGGCGCTGCGCCAGTACTACAACCTCGAGGAAGTCTGGGGCGACAAGCCCGTGCGCGTGAAGCTGCAGAAGTCGAACATGTTCGGCGGCGCGAGCGTCACCGCAGATGAAGACGAGGACGAGGACGAGGAAGACGCCGCGCCCGCGGTCAAACGTCCGGCGCGCAAGACCACGCGCAAGCACTGA
- the hemF gene encoding oxygen-dependent coproporphyrinogen oxidase has product MSEPNRSAEQRKEHDAAHDIGAVRDYLTGLQTRIADALGAFDGTAFATDAWTREPGAHLRGGGVTRILEGGGFFERGGIGFSDVQGDALPPSASAARPQLAGRGFEALGVSLVMHPRNPHCPTVHMNVRMLTATKEGEAPVFWFGGGMDLTPIYGYEEDARHFHQVCRDALDPFGVELYPRFKTWCDEYFYLKHRNEQRGIGGIFFDDFSEPGFERSFAMMRSVGDAFLNAYLPVIERRRDTPYAEREREFQAYRRGRYVEFNLVFDRGTHFGLQSGGRTESILMSMPPVANWRYDWTPEPGTPEARLYEDFLVRREWL; this is encoded by the coding sequence ATGAGTGAACCGAACCGCAGCGCGGAACAACGCAAAGAACACGACGCAGCCCACGATATCGGGGCCGTCCGCGACTATCTGACGGGCCTGCAGACGCGCATCGCCGATGCGCTCGGCGCCTTCGACGGCACCGCCTTCGCCACCGACGCCTGGACCCGCGAGCCCGGCGCGCATCTGCGCGGCGGCGGCGTGACGCGCATCCTGGAAGGCGGCGGATTTTTCGAGCGCGGCGGCATCGGCTTTTCGGACGTGCAGGGCGACGCGCTGCCGCCTTCCGCGAGCGCGGCGCGTCCGCAACTCGCCGGACGCGGCTTCGAGGCGCTGGGCGTATCGCTCGTGATGCATCCGCGCAATCCGCACTGCCCGACCGTGCACATGAATGTACGTATGCTCACCGCGACGAAGGAAGGCGAAGCGCCGGTCTTCTGGTTCGGCGGCGGCATGGATCTCACGCCGATCTACGGCTACGAGGAAGACGCGCGGCATTTCCATCAGGTCTGCCGCGACGCGCTCGACCCGTTCGGCGTGGAGTTGTATCCGCGCTTCAAGACCTGGTGCGACGAGTATTTCTATCTGAAGCACCGCAACGAGCAGCGCGGCATCGGCGGCATTTTCTTCGACGATTTCTCGGAGCCCGGCTTCGAGCGCTCGTTCGCGATGATGCGCAGCGTCGGCGATGCGTTCCTGAACGCGTATCTGCCGGTCATCGAGCGCCGCCGCGACACGCCGTATGCCGAGCGCGAACGCGAGTTTCAGGCGTACCGGCGCGGGCGCTATGTGGAGTTCAATCTCGTGTTCGACCGCGGCACGCATTTCGGCCTGCAAAGCGGCGGACGCACCGAGTCGATTCTGATGTCGATGCCGCCCGTCGCGAACTGGCGCTACGACTGGACGCCCGAGCCGGGCACGCCGGAAGCGCGGTTGTATGAAGATTTCCTGGTGCGGCGCGAATGGCTGTGA
- a CDS encoding SDR family oxidoreductase, with translation MDMGIAGRTALVCAASKGLGRGCAEALAAEGVNLVITARTAETLEATAAHIRAQYGVTVTTVAGDITTPEGHAAALAACPAPDILVNNAGGPPPGDFRTFTHDMWIKALEGNMLTPIELIKATIDGMIERGFGRVVNITSSSVKAPIDVLGLSNGARSGLTGFVAGVARKVAATGVTINNLLPGTFDTDRIAVTMEAQAKAQNISVEDMRARRAQSLPAGRFGTSEEFGKACAFLCSVHAGYITGQNLLIDGGAYPGTY, from the coding sequence ATGGATATGGGAATCGCAGGGCGCACGGCGCTCGTGTGCGCGGCGAGCAAGGGTCTCGGACGCGGTTGCGCCGAAGCGCTCGCCGCAGAAGGCGTGAATCTGGTCATCACCGCGCGCACGGCGGAAACGCTCGAAGCGACGGCCGCGCACATCCGCGCGCAATATGGCGTGACCGTGACGACCGTCGCGGGCGACATCACGACGCCCGAGGGCCACGCCGCCGCGCTCGCCGCGTGCCCGGCGCCGGACATTCTGGTCAACAACGCGGGCGGGCCGCCGCCGGGCGACTTCCGCACCTTCACGCACGACATGTGGATCAAGGCGCTGGAAGGCAACATGCTGACGCCGATCGAACTGATCAAGGCGACCATCGACGGCATGATCGAGCGCGGCTTCGGGCGCGTGGTGAACATCACGAGTTCGTCGGTGAAGGCGCCGATCGATGTGCTCGGCCTGTCCAACGGCGCGCGTTCCGGGCTCACGGGTTTCGTCGCGGGCGTCGCACGCAAGGTCGCGGCCACTGGCGTCACCATCAACAACCTGCTGCCGGGCACCTTCGACACCGACCGCATCGCCGTGACGATGGAAGCGCAGGCGAAGGCGCAGAACATCTCGGTCGAGGACATGCGCGCGCGCCGTGCGCAGAGTCTGCCCGCCGGACGTTTCGGCACGTCGGAGGAGTTCGGCAAGGCTTGCGCGTTTCTATGCAGCGTGCATGCGGGCTACATCACCGGTCAGAACCTGCTGATCGACGGCGGCGCTTATCCCGGCACGTACTGA
- a CDS encoding nucleoside triphosphate pyrophosphatase, with translation MPTHSFIYLASQSPRRQELLRQLGVQYELLLPRPDEDAEALEAELPGEAADAYVLRVCALKAHAARARLLAGGHAPAPVLVADTTVTIDGLILGKPQHEEDAVAMLERLAGREHEVLTALAVVDAEGALLEPALSRSTVRFASAGRAALQRYAASGEPLGKAGAYGIQGRAAEFIERIDGSYSGIMGLPLCETAALLRVARVEF, from the coding sequence ATGCCGACTCATTCGTTCATTTATCTCGCCTCGCAAAGCCCGCGCCGACAGGAGTTGCTCCGTCAGCTCGGCGTGCAGTACGAACTCCTCCTTCCCCGTCCCGATGAAGACGCCGAAGCGCTCGAAGCCGAGCTGCCAGGCGAAGCCGCCGATGCGTATGTCCTGCGCGTATGCGCGTTGAAGGCGCACGCGGCGCGCGCGCGGCTGCTTGCGGGCGGTCATGCGCCGGCGCCGGTTCTCGTCGCCGATACGACCGTGACCATCGACGGGCTGATTCTCGGCAAGCCGCAACACGAAGAAGACGCCGTCGCGATGCTCGAACGTCTCGCCGGGCGCGAGCACGAAGTGCTGACGGCGCTCGCCGTCGTCGATGCCGAAGGCGCGCTGCTCGAACCCGCGCTCTCGCGCTCGACGGTGCGCTTCGCATCGGCCGGTCGTGCTGCATTGCAGCGCTACGCGGCTTCGGGCGAGCCGCTCGGCAAGGCGGGCGCGTACGGCATACAAGGCCGCGCGGCCGAGTTCATCGAGCGAATCGACGGGTCCTATTCGGGTATCATGGGTTTGCCCCTTTGCGAAACCGCAGCCCTCTTGCGCGTGGCGCGCGTCGAATTCTAA
- a CDS encoding YebC/PmpR family DNA-binding transcriptional regulator, with protein MAGHSKWANIKHKKAAADAKKGKVWTRLIKEIQVAARMGGGEVDSNPRLRLAVDKAYDANMPKDNVNRAIQRGVGGVDGANYEEIRYEGYGIGGAAIIVDTMTDNRTRTVAEVRHAFSKFGGNMGTDGSVSFMFDHVGQFLFAPGTPEDKLMDAALEAGADDVVTNEDGSIEVICPPNDFQKVKDALEAAGFKAELAEVTMKPQTEVEFTGDDAVKMQKLLDALENLDDVQEVHTNAVINED; from the coding sequence ATGGCGGGTCATTCGAAATGGGCCAACATCAAGCATAAGAAGGCCGCGGCCGACGCGAAGAAGGGCAAGGTCTGGACGCGCCTCATCAAGGAAATCCAGGTCGCGGCGCGCATGGGCGGCGGCGAGGTCGATTCGAACCCGCGCCTGCGCCTGGCCGTCGACAAGGCGTACGACGCCAACATGCCGAAGGACAACGTCAACCGTGCGATCCAGCGCGGCGTGGGCGGTGTCGATGGCGCGAACTACGAAGAAATTCGTTACGAAGGCTACGGCATCGGCGGCGCTGCGATCATCGTCGACACGATGACGGACAACCGCACCCGCACCGTCGCGGAAGTGCGCCACGCATTCTCGAAGTTCGGCGGCAACATGGGCACGGACGGCTCGGTGTCGTTCATGTTCGATCACGTCGGCCAGTTCCTGTTCGCGCCCGGCACGCCGGAAGACAAGCTGATGGACGCGGCGCTCGAAGCCGGCGCGGATGACGTCGTGACGAACGAGGACGGCAGCATCGAAGTGATCTGCCCGCCGAACGATTTCCAGAAGGTGAAGGACGCGCTCGAAGCCGCGGGCTTCAAGGCGGAACTCGCCGAAGTGACGATGAAACCGCAGACCGAAGTCGAGTTCACCGGCGACGACGCAGTGAAAATGCAAAAACTGCTCGATGCGCTGGAAAATCTCGACGACGTGCAGGAAGTCCATACCAACGCCGTGATCAACGAAGACTGA
- the upp gene encoding uracil phosphoribosyltransferase — MKQDSRFPNLFITDHPLIQHKLTHMRDKDTSTRTFRELLREITLLMGYEITRNLPLTTKRVETPLVEIDAPVIAGKKLAIVPVLRAGIGMSDGLLDLVPSARVGHIGVYRAEDHRPVEYLVRLPPDLEERVFILCDPMVATGYSAVHAVDVMKRRNVHADNIVFVALVAAPEGVKVFQDAHPDVKLYVASLDSHLNDHAYIVPGLGDAGDRLFGTKN; from the coding sequence ATGAAACAAGACAGCCGCTTTCCCAATCTCTTCATCACCGATCACCCGCTGATCCAGCACAAGCTCACCCACATGCGCGACAAGGACACGTCCACGCGCACGTTTCGCGAGCTGCTGCGGGAAATCACGCTGCTGATGGGCTACGAAATCACGCGCAATCTGCCGCTCACGACCAAACGCGTGGAAACGCCGCTGGTCGAGATCGACGCGCCCGTGATCGCCGGCAAGAAGCTGGCGATCGTGCCGGTGCTGCGCGCGGGCATCGGCATGTCGGACGGCTTGCTGGATCTGGTGCCGTCGGCGCGGGTCGGGCATATCGGCGTGTATCGGGCAGAGGATCACCGGCCGGTCGAGTATCTCGTGCGCCTGCCGCCCGATCTCGAGGAGCGCGTCTTCATCCTGTGCGATCCGATGGTCGCCACGGGCTACTCGGCGGTGCACGCCGTCGACGTGATGAAGCGCCGCAACGTGCACGCCGACAACATCGTGTTCGTCGCGCTGGTCGCCGCGCCGGAAGGCGTGAAGGTGTTCCAGGACGCGCATCCGGACGTGAAGCTCTACGTCGCATCCCTCGATTCGCATCTGAACGACCATGCGTATATCGTTCCGGGCCTCGGCGACGCGGGAGACCGCCTGTTCGGCACGAAAAACTGA
- the purD gene encoding phosphoribosylamine--glycine ligase, with protein MKLLVVGSGGREHALAWKLAQSPRVQIVYVAPGNGGTAQDERLRNVDITDAAELADFVEKEHVAFTLVGPEQPLAAGIVNLFRSRGLKIFGPSKEAAQLESSKDFAKAFMKRHSIPTAEYETFSDTAAAHAYIDAKGAPIVIKADGLAAGKGVVVAMTLEEAHAAVDSMLADNKLGDAGARVVIEEFLAGEEASFIVMVDGKHVLPLASSQDHKRLLDGDKGPNTGGMGAYSPAPIVTPQLHARVMREIILPTVRGMENEGIRFTGFLYAGLMIDANGNPKTLEFNCRMGDPETQPIMARLKGDFSKVVEMAIDGKLDSIELDWDRRTALGVVLAAHNYPETPRKGDRISGIPSETENSVTFHAGTTLTDGKLTTSGGRVLCVVGLADSVRGAQSVVYDTVNQISFDGMQYRRDIGYRAVNRKQSAEKPGDKPADKHG; from the coding sequence ATGAAGTTACTCGTCGTCGGTTCCGGCGGCCGCGAACATGCGCTGGCCTGGAAGCTCGCGCAATCGCCGCGCGTGCAGATCGTCTATGTGGCGCCGGGCAACGGCGGCACCGCGCAGGACGAGCGTCTGCGCAACGTCGACATCACGGACGCGGCGGAACTCGCCGATTTCGTCGAGAAGGAGCATGTCGCGTTCACGCTCGTCGGACCGGAACAGCCGCTTGCCGCGGGCATCGTCAATCTGTTCCGCTCGCGCGGCCTGAAAATCTTCGGCCCGAGCAAGGAAGCCGCGCAGCTCGAAAGCTCGAAGGACTTCGCCAAGGCGTTCATGAAGCGCCACAGCATCCCGACCGCCGAGTACGAGACCTTCTCCGACACCGCCGCCGCGCACGCGTACATCGACGCAAAAGGCGCGCCGATCGTCATCAAGGCGGACGGACTGGCCGCCGGCAAGGGCGTCGTTGTCGCGATGACGCTGGAAGAAGCGCACGCCGCCGTCGATTCCATGCTCGCCGACAACAAGCTCGGCGATGCGGGCGCGCGCGTCGTGATCGAGGAATTCCTCGCGGGCGAGGAAGCCAGTTTCATCGTGATGGTGGATGGCAAGCACGTGCTGCCGCTCGCCTCCAGCCAGGACCACAAGCGTCTGCTCGACGGCGACAAGGGTCCGAACACGGGCGGCATGGGCGCGTATTCGCCCGCGCCGATCGTCACGCCGCAACTGCACGCGCGCGTGATGCGCGAGATCATCCTGCCGACGGTGCGCGGCATGGAAAACGAAGGCATCCGCTTCACCGGCTTTTTGTACGCCGGCCTGATGATCGACGCGAACGGCAACCCGAAGACGCTCGAATTTAACTGCCGCATGGGCGACCCCGAGACGCAGCCGATCATGGCGCGCCTGAAGGGTGACTTCTCGAAAGTCGTGGAAATGGCGATCGACGGCAAGCTCGACAGCATCGAACTCGACTGGGACCGCCGCACGGCGCTCGGCGTCGTGCTCGCCGCGCACAACTATCCGGAGACGCCGCGCAAGGGCGACCGGATCAGCGGCATTCCGTCGGAGACCGAGAATTCCGTCACTTTCCACGCGGGCACGACACTTACCGACGGCAAGCTCACCACGTCGGGCGGACGTGTGCTGTGTGTGGTCGGACTGGCGGATTCCGTGCGTGGCGCGCAATCCGTGGTCTACGATACAGTCAACCAGATTTCGTTCGACGGCATGCAGTATCGCCGGGACATCGGCTATCGGGCGGTGAATCGCAAGCAGTCGGCCGAGAAGCCGGGCGACAAACCGGCCGACAAACACGGCTGA